The following proteins are encoded in a genomic region of Magnolia sinica isolate HGM2019 chromosome 1, MsV1, whole genome shotgun sequence:
- the LOC131238577 gene encoding cysteine-rich receptor-like protein kinase 10 isoform X3, giving the protein MFFLFPHTLIFFSLSSLSALLYTPVSAQLPEFSCSTTSNYTTNSAFETNLNLLLSSLSSNASRSGFFNDTSGDDPDRVYGLVLCRGDATPDRCQSCATIASQGVIQACPSSKNGTIWYIYCMLRYSNVRFFSALDNSTVRYEGNAQNVSDPDHFNQVLIGVMSNISEAAASGNSTRMFATGDGNLTSVQRVYGLVQCTEDLSRSDCNLCLRSAIADIPTCCDGKQGGKVLRLSCNLRFEIYPFFDELDNAGPAPPLPSTTATAAAPASATAAGSSGISYRTIILIVVPVVVGMALVFSTVYIFLQRRKAKTKMIDGPDIGEMDSLQFDLVTIRAATNNFSDANKLGQGGFGAVYKGRLDDQEIAVKRLFRNTKDGLEEFKNEVVLVAKLQHRNLVRLLGCCLDGDEQILIFEYVPNKSLEKFLHDPTKRACLDWERRYKIIGGIACGLLYLHEDSRLKIIHRDLKASNILLDGEMNAKISDFGTAKLLKWAKHKAIPVELLGPTKHSATLWPWFVPYHMGFDFQQRAHVSVIQHAGKTAYWFMASAPKIKKKILAIKVLAFVWLNMNIFSKGSFGYTIKGMLKP; this is encoded by the exons atgttcttccttTTCCCTCACACCCTTATatttttctccctttcttctctttctgctCTTCTGTATACACCTGTCAGTGCACAACTGCCAGAATTTTCCTGTTCAACCACATCTAATTACACCACTAATAGCGCATTCGAGACTAATCTCAATCTCCTCCTTTCTTCTCTATCTTCCAACGCTTCTCGGTCCGGCTTCTTCAACGACACGTCCGGTGACGACCCAGATCGTGTCTATGGCCTAGTCCTTTGCCGAGGCGATGCTACACCCGATCGATGCCAGAGCTGCGCTACAATTGCGAGCCAAGGCGTCATACAAGCGTGCCCAAGCTCAAAAAATGGAACCATATGGTACATTTATTGTATGTTACGCTACTCAAACGTAAGGTTCTTCTCCGCACTTGATAATTCTACAGTGAGATATGAAGGGAATGCGCAAAATGTATCGGACCCAGATCATTTTAATCAGGTTTTGATAGGGGTGATGAGTAATATATCGGAGGCGGCAGCTTCAGGGAATTCGACGCGCATGTTTGCGACCGGAGATGGTAATTTGACAAGCGTTCAAAGGGTGTATGGGCTTGTACAGTGCACGGAGGACTTGTCGAGGAGTGATTGTAATCTGTGTCTACGTAGTGCGATCGCTGATATTCCAACATGTTGTGATGGAAAGCAAGGAGGGAAGGTTCTCAGGTTGAGTTGTAATTTGCGGTTCGAGATTTATCCTTTCTTTGATGAATTGGATAATGCCGGACCGGCTCCTCCTCTTCCGTCTACTACAGCAACTGCGGCCGCTCCTGCGTCGGCGACAGCAGCAG GGAGCAGTGGAATTTCATATCGAACTATCATTCTGATCGTTGTGCCAGTAGTTGTTGGAATGGCGCTCGTATTCTCTACTGTCTATATATTTTTGCAGAGGAGGAAGGCAAAGACAAAAATGATAG ATGGGCCTGATATTGGAGAAATGGATTCATTGCAATTTGATTTGGTTACAATCAGAGCTGCCACTAATAATTTCTCAGATGCAAATAAActtggacaaggtggatttggtGCCGTTTACAAG GGTAGGCTGGACGACCAAGAAATAGCAGTGAAAAGGCTGTTTAGGAATACTAAAGATGGATTAGAAGAGTTCAAGAATGAAGTAGTATTAGTAGCTAAGCTTCAACACAGGAATCTTGTTAGGCTCTTGGGCTGTTGCTTGGATGGAGATGAACAGATTCTCATTTTCGAATACGTTCCCAACAAAAGCCTTGAGAAGTTTCTGCATG ATCCAACTAAGCGTGCATGTTTGGATTGGGAAAGGCGCTACAAAATCATTGGAGGGATTGCATGTGGGCTGCTTTATCTTCACGAAGATTCTCGGCTTAAGATTATTCATCGAGATCTCAAGGCGAGTAATATCTTGCTAGATGGGGAGATGAAtgcaaaaatttcagattttggcACAGCAAAGCTTTTGAAGTGGGCCAAACACAAGGCAATACCAGTAGAATTGCTGGGACCTA cCAAGCATTCTGCAACGCTCTGGCCATGGTTTGTACCGTATCATATGGGCTTTGATTTTCAACAACGAGCCCATGTTTCAGTAATCCAACATGCAGGTAAGACGGCCTATTGGTTTATGGCAAGTGCACCAAAGATAAAAAAAAAGATCCTAGCCATAAAGGTTTTAGCTTTTGTTTGGTTGAATATGAACATATTTTCTAAAGGCTCATTTGGATACACCATCAAAGGCATGTTAAAACCATAA
- the LOC131238577 gene encoding cysteine-rich receptor-like protein kinase 10 isoform X2 yields MFFLFPHTLIFFSLSSLSALLYTPVSAQLPEFSCSTTSNYTTNSAFETNLNLLLSSLSSNASRSGFFNDTSGDDPDRVYGLVLCRGDATPDRCQSCATIASQGVIQACPSSKNGTIWYIYCMLRYSNVRFFSALDNSTVRYEGNAQNVSDPDHFNQVLIGVMSNISEAAASGNSTRMFATGDGNLTSVQRVYGLVQCTEDLSRSDCNLCLRSAIADIPTCCDGKQGGKVLRLSCNLRFEIYPFFDELDNAGPAPPLPSTTATAAAPASATAADGPDIGEMDSLQFDLVTIRAATNNFSDANKLGQGGFGAVYKGRLDDQEIAVKRLFRNTKDGLEEFKNEVVLVAKLQHRNLVRLLGCCLDGDEQILIFEYVPNKSLEKFLHDPTKRACLDWERRYKIIGGIARGLLYLHEDSRLKIIHRDLKASNILLDGEMNAKISDFGTAKLFEVGQTQGNTSRITGTYGYMSPEYAMHGKFSIKSDVFSFGVLLLEIVSGLKSYAFYQSDLAQDLPSYAWRHWTEGTVSELIDPTLRECCPRNEALKCIHIGLLCVQEHVTDRPTMSSVVQMLSNEPINLPSPLPPVFSMVSRANTNTASGDCDSPTSNKSESRLFIPWTVNEISSTEFDPR; encoded by the exons atgttcttccttTTCCCTCACACCCTTATatttttctccctttcttctctttctgctCTTCTGTATACACCTGTCAGTGCACAACTGCCAGAATTTTCCTGTTCAACCACATCTAATTACACCACTAATAGCGCATTCGAGACTAATCTCAATCTCCTCCTTTCTTCTCTATCTTCCAACGCTTCTCGGTCCGGCTTCTTCAACGACACGTCCGGTGACGACCCAGATCGTGTCTATGGCCTAGTCCTTTGCCGAGGCGATGCTACACCCGATCGATGCCAGAGCTGCGCTACAATTGCGAGCCAAGGCGTCATACAAGCGTGCCCAAGCTCAAAAAATGGAACCATATGGTACATTTATTGTATGTTACGCTACTCAAACGTAAGGTTCTTCTCCGCACTTGATAATTCTACAGTGAGATATGAAGGGAATGCGCAAAATGTATCGGACCCAGATCATTTTAATCAGGTTTTGATAGGGGTGATGAGTAATATATCGGAGGCGGCAGCTTCAGGGAATTCGACGCGCATGTTTGCGACCGGAGATGGTAATTTGACAAGCGTTCAAAGGGTGTATGGGCTTGTACAGTGCACGGAGGACTTGTCGAGGAGTGATTGTAATCTGTGTCTACGTAGTGCGATCGCTGATATTCCAACATGTTGTGATGGAAAGCAAGGAGGGAAGGTTCTCAGGTTGAGTTGTAATTTGCGGTTCGAGATTTATCCTTTCTTTGATGAATTGGATAATGCCGGACCGGCTCCTCCTCTTCCGTCTACTACAGCAACTGCGGCCGCTCCTGCGTCGGCGACAGCAGCAG ATGGGCCTGATATTGGAGAAATGGATTCATTGCAATTTGATTTGGTTACAATCAGAGCTGCCACTAATAATTTCTCAGATGCAAATAAActtggacaaggtggatttggtGCCGTTTACAAG GGTAGGCTGGACGACCAAGAAATAGCAGTGAAAAGGCTGTTTAGGAATACTAAAGATGGATTAGAAGAGTTCAAGAATGAAGTAGTATTAGTAGCTAAGCTTCAACACAGGAATCTTGTTAGGCTCTTGGGCTGTTGCTTGGATGGAGATGAACAGATTCTCATTTTCGAATACGTTCCCAACAAAAGCCTTGAGAAGTTTCTGCATG ATCCAACTAAGCGTGCATGTTTGGATTGGGAAAGGCGCTACAAAATCATCGGAGGGATTGCACGTGGGCTGCTTTATCTTCACGAAGATTCTCGGCTTAAGATTATTCATCGAGATCTCAAGGCGAGTAATATCTTGCTAGACGGGGAGATGAAtgcaaaaatttcagattttggcACAGCAAAGCTTTTTGAAGTGGGCCAAACACAAGGCAATACCAGTAGAATTACTGGGACCTA TGGATATATGTCCCCGGAGTATGCAATGCATGGAAAATTCTCCATAAAATCCGATGTTTTCAGCTTTGGTGTTCTACTTCTAGAGATTGTTAGTGGGCTGAAGAGCTATGCTTTCTATCAATCAGATCTTGCACAAGACCTTCCAAGCTAT GCCTGGAGACACTGGACAGAAGGAACGGTATCGGAGCTCATAGACCCGACATTAAGAGAATGCTGTCCAAGAAATGAAGCGTTGAAATGCATCCACATTGGGCTATTATGTGTCCAAGAACATGTAACTGATAGGCCCACCATGTCATCAGTGGTCCAGATGCTAAGCAATGAGCCTATCAATCTCCCATCTCCTTTACCTCCTGTGTTCTCTATGGTGAGTAGGGCCAACACAAACACTGCTTCGGGAGATTGCGATTCGCCCACAAGCAACAAATCAGAGAGCAGGCTATTTATACCATGGACTGTTAATGAGATTTCCAGTACCGAGTTCGACCCTCGATAG
- the LOC131238577 gene encoding cysteine-rich receptor-like protein kinase 44 isoform X1: protein MFFLFPHTLIFFSLSSLSALLYTPVSAQLPEFSCSTTSNYTTNSAFETNLNLLLSSLSSNASRSGFFNDTSGDDPDRVYGLVLCRGDATPDRCQSCATIASQGVIQACPSSKNGTIWYIYCMLRYSNVRFFSALDNSTVRYEGNAQNVSDPDHFNQVLIGVMSNISEAAASGNSTRMFATGDGNLTSVQRVYGLVQCTEDLSRSDCNLCLRSAIADIPTCCDGKQGGKVLRLSCNLRFEIYPFFDELDNAGPAPPLPSTTATAAAPASATAAGSSGISYRTIILIVVPVVVGMALVFSTVYIFLQRRKAKTKMIDGPDIGEMDSLQFDLVTIRAATNNFSDANKLGQGGFGAVYKGRLDDQEIAVKRLFRNTKDGLEEFKNEVVLVAKLQHRNLVRLLGCCLDGDEQILIFEYVPNKSLEKFLHDPTKRACLDWERRYKIIGGIARGLLYLHEDSRLKIIHRDLKASNILLDGEMNAKISDFGTAKLFEVGQTQGNTSRITGTYGYMSPEYAMHGKFSIKSDVFSFGVLLLEIVSGLKSYAFYQSDLAQDLPSYAWRHWTEGTVSELIDPTLRECCPRNEALKCIHIGLLCVQEHVTDRPTMSSVVQMLSNEPINLPSPLPPVFSMVSRANTNTASGDCDSPTSNKSESRLFIPWTVNEISSTEFDPR, encoded by the exons atgttcttccttTTCCCTCACACCCTTATatttttctccctttcttctctttctgctCTTCTGTATACACCTGTCAGTGCACAACTGCCAGAATTTTCCTGTTCAACCACATCTAATTACACCACTAATAGCGCATTCGAGACTAATCTCAATCTCCTCCTTTCTTCTCTATCTTCCAACGCTTCTCGGTCCGGCTTCTTCAACGACACGTCCGGTGACGACCCAGATCGTGTCTATGGCCTAGTCCTTTGCCGAGGCGATGCTACACCCGATCGATGCCAGAGCTGCGCTACAATTGCGAGCCAAGGCGTCATACAAGCGTGCCCAAGCTCAAAAAATGGAACCATATGGTACATTTATTGTATGTTACGCTACTCAAACGTAAGGTTCTTCTCCGCACTTGATAATTCTACAGTGAGATATGAAGGGAATGCGCAAAATGTATCGGACCCAGATCATTTTAATCAGGTTTTGATAGGGGTGATGAGTAATATATCGGAGGCGGCAGCTTCAGGGAATTCGACGCGCATGTTTGCGACCGGAGATGGTAATTTGACAAGCGTTCAAAGGGTGTATGGGCTTGTACAGTGCACGGAGGACTTGTCGAGGAGTGATTGTAATCTGTGTCTACGTAGTGCGATCGCTGATATTCCAACATGTTGTGATGGAAAGCAAGGAGGGAAGGTTCTCAGGTTGAGTTGTAATTTGCGGTTCGAGATTTATCCTTTCTTTGATGAATTGGATAATGCCGGACCGGCTCCTCCTCTTCCGTCTACTACAGCAACTGCGGCCGCTCCTGCGTCGGCGACAGCAGCAG GGAGCAGTGGAATTTCATATCGAACTATCATTCTGATCGTTGTGCCAGTAGTTGTTGGAATGGCGCTCGTATTCTCTACTGTCTATATATTTTTGCAGAGGAGGAAGGCAAAGACAAAAATGATAG ATGGGCCTGATATTGGAGAAATGGATTCATTGCAATTTGATTTGGTTACAATCAGAGCTGCCACTAATAATTTCTCAGATGCAAATAAActtggacaaggtggatttggtGCCGTTTACAAG GGTAGGCTGGACGACCAAGAAATAGCAGTGAAAAGGCTGTTTAGGAATACTAAAGATGGATTAGAAGAGTTCAAGAATGAAGTAGTATTAGTAGCTAAGCTTCAACACAGGAATCTTGTTAGGCTCTTGGGCTGTTGCTTGGATGGAGATGAACAGATTCTCATTTTCGAATACGTTCCCAACAAAAGCCTTGAGAAGTTTCTGCATG ATCCAACTAAGCGTGCATGTTTGGATTGGGAAAGGCGCTACAAAATCATCGGAGGGATTGCACGTGGGCTGCTTTATCTTCACGAAGATTCTCGGCTTAAGATTATTCATCGAGATCTCAAGGCGAGTAATATCTTGCTAGACGGGGAGATGAAtgcaaaaatttcagattttggcACAGCAAAGCTTTTTGAAGTGGGCCAAACACAAGGCAATACCAGTAGAATTACTGGGACCTA TGGATATATGTCCCCGGAGTATGCAATGCATGGAAAATTCTCCATAAAATCCGATGTTTTCAGCTTTGGTGTTCTACTTCTAGAGATTGTTAGTGGGCTGAAGAGCTATGCTTTCTATCAATCAGATCTTGCACAAGACCTTCCAAGCTAT GCCTGGAGACACTGGACAGAAGGAACGGTATCGGAGCTCATAGACCCGACATTAAGAGAATGCTGTCCAAGAAATGAAGCGTTGAAATGCATCCACATTGGGCTATTATGTGTCCAAGAACATGTAACTGATAGGCCCACCATGTCATCAGTGGTCCAGATGCTAAGCAATGAGCCTATCAATCTCCCATCTCCTTTACCTCCTGTGTTCTCTATGGTGAGTAGGGCCAACACAAACACTGCTTCGGGAGATTGCGATTCGCCCACAAGCAACAAATCAGAGAGCAGGCTATTTATACCATGGACTGTTAATGAGATTTCCAGTACCGAGTTCGACCCTCGATAG
- the LOC131238609 gene encoding uncharacterized protein LOC131238609, which translates to MPISPINPCKTLVTPSFLFLSCSICLLYLFLSPYSFSTLLHTHRIPPNTLQNTSTPTTLHHIIFGIASSAKSWPTRSDYVRVWYNPQSIRAYVFLDRIPPNTYPYNASSKTTPDNSYNDSSLPPIRISEDTSRFPYTFPRGLRSAIRVARIVSEIVALDLPDVRWIVLGDDDTVFFPENLAVTLGKYDWDGWYYVGGNSEGLEQNLKNSFGMAFGGGGFAVSYPLARVLARVLDSCLVRYSHVYGSDARIFACLAELGVGLTRELGFHQVDIRGDLFGMLSAHPLTPLVSLHHLDYVEPFFPNMTRVQALEHLFEAVKVDPGRILQQTVCYDRLNSRTISISWGYAVQVYEGNRLLPDLLSLQQTFMPWKRSRNISSSQYMFNTREFPRDPCRRPARYFLESMFSDKDGIRSNYKRHVEGNCQLSKVSADHIEVFSQKLDLDARQLQAPRRHCCDVLPSSLDTVMKIGIRKCKDEELISMNL; encoded by the exons ATGCCAATTTCTCCAATCAACCCCTGCAAAACCCTCGTAACTCCCTCTTTCCTCTTCCTCTCCTGTTCCATCTGCCTCCTTTATCTCTTCCTCTCTCCATACAGTTTCTCTACGCTCCTACATACACACCGTATCCCACCGAATACCCTCCAAAATACATCTACCCCTACTACCCTCCATCACATCATCTTTGGCATCGCCTCCTCCGCTAAATCCTGGCCCACCCGGTCCGACTACGTACGTGTCTGGTACAACCCCCAATCCATCCGCGCATACGTATTCCTCGACCGTATCCCGCCAAATACGTATCCCTACAACGCCAGTTCCAAAACTACCCCTGACAATAGTTATAATGACAGCAGTCTCCCTCCCATTCGTATCTCAGAAGATACTTCCCGTTTTCCGTACACCTTCCCCCGCGGCCTCCGGTCCGCAATTAGGGTTGCCCGGATCGTGTCGGAGATCGTGGCCCTCGATCTGCCGGATGTGCGGTGGATCGTGCTCGGTGACGACGATACGGTGTTCTTTCCGGAGAATCTTGCGGTGACGCTGGGGAAGTATGATTGGGATGGTTGGTATTACGTCGGGGGGAATTCGGAGGGTCTTGAGCAGAATTTGAAGAATTCATTCGGGATGGCATTTGGTGGCGGAGGGTTTGCGGTGAGTTATCCACTGGCAAGGGTTTTAGCGAGGGTTCTTGATTCGTGTCTGGTTCGGTATTCGCATGTTTATGGAAGCGATGCCAGGATCTTTGCGTGTTTGGCAGAGCTTGGAGTGGGATTGACTAGGGAGTTAGGGTTTCATCAG GTTGATATCCGTGGAGACTTGTTTGGAATGTTGTCCGCTCATCCATTGACACCTTTGGTATCTCTACATCATTTAGACTATGTGGAACCGTTCTTTCCCAACATGACCCGTGTACAGGCTCTGGAACATCTATTTGAAGCAGTAAAAGTCGATCCAGGCAGGATTTTGCAGCAAACTGTTTGTTATGACCGTTTGAATTCACGGACAATTTCCATTTCGTGGGGTTATGCTGTTCAGGTGTATGAAGGCAATCGTCTTCTTCCGGACCTTCTTTCTTTGCAGCAGACATTCATGCCGTGGAAGAGAAGTCGAAATATTTCTTCAAGTCAGTATATGTTTAATACAAGGGAATTTCCCAGAGACCCATGTAGGAGACCTGCGAGATACTTTCTAGAAAGCATGTTTTCCGATAAAGATGGGATTCGAAGCAACTACAAGAGACATGTTGAGGGAAATTGCCAGCTGAGCAAGGTTTCAGCAGATCACATTGAAGTTTTTTCTCAGAAGCTTGATCTTGACGCTAGACAG TTGCAGGCCCCAAGACGGCACTGCTGCGATGTTTTACCTTCTTCATTGGATACAGTAATGAAGATTGGTATTAGAAAATGCAAAGATGAAGAGTTAATTTCTATGAATCTGTAG